In Phaseolus vulgaris cultivar G19833 chromosome 3, P. vulgaris v2.0, whole genome shotgun sequence, the sequence TCATCTCTTAGAAAAGCTAATATGAGAAAGCATCAACAAATTAACTTATGGAAAAACTTATTTCATGTTTTCcttcttatttttctatctTGCAATTACTTATGAATAAGTTCCCAAAAAGAATATCCATGATGTCCAGGACATGTTTCGGTTGTGAGCATGAGAGAAGGAAAGTACcgaatttcaattttaaaataactaataatatGTACCTATGAGGCGGAACAACAGGCATCATGTAACCTTGCATGCCAAATGGGTCTTGTGGCATACCCCCTGCAAATGGCATGTCCAAGGGGCCAAGACCATAGCCCATCATTTGCATTGGACCCCCATATGGTGCCATGAATCCATCCATTGGTTGCATGCCATTCCAGTATGAATTATAGCCTGGAGGTGGACCCATTGGCATCATGTAGTTTTCAACCCCAAAGTCATGTGGGGTTTTCCACTGCAAATctgcaaaataaataaaaattatttcaaattattagAAACAGTCAGTATGTACCTCAACCACTATACGATGTCATGTCACTGAATCCAGTAAAAACATTTGCTAATACAGATATTCATGTCACAGAACTGCAGATTTACCATTCGGGGGCAAACggactttcttcttcttctttttctttcctgaaacgtttaaaatacaaataaatcatCCCCCACAAGTGAGAACATTTTGTCATCTAAATCATACTCGATGTCAATAGGTTGCAAGAATATATATTACCAGCATCAGTAGGAATCAATTTCTGCTGCACTTCTTCCTCAACCTGCTGAGTACTCCCTTGAGAGGCTGGTTCTTTCACACTGATAGACTCATGAGTAGCTTCAGATACATCAGCAACTCTGAGGTTCCTAACTTGCTCTGAGGTCTGCAGTGGAGCAGAAACAGCCTTTTTATCATCAACTGTTTCCAGTATATTTGTTGCTTTCTCATTAATAGGTGAAACCTTTAGTTCTCCCTTGGAGGCGGCAGATGAAGTTGGGGATGGAATCTTAGGCTGAGGACATCGGGCAGACTCCATATCTGAAAACTCAAATTCATAAACAAAAATGTAAACATTGGCACAATGATAGACAATAATAGTTCAAAAGAAATCACGATAGTTTCAATAACCTTGAACTTGAAAAGTGCTTCCAGCATTTTCAGCACTGCTATTGCCAGACTCTAATATACGATTGATGGTATCTCTTAGTGTCTTATTTGGTAAGAGATCATCAGCAAGAATATTTGTTGCACCACATACACAAACAGATTTGGAGATAATGTAGTCCCTAATACCTGAAGAATTTTTGGAGTAACATTACAAAACTTCAAAAAAGGACTTTTAAGCAATAGCTTCAGAGAAAGAAATAACAGAGAGAACACTATGTAAAATGTTCTGTACTTGGATAATGAGCAACAACTATAAACTAGAGAAACATTACCACAATTTACAAATTCTGAAAACAACAAATACAACAGATGAATTAAAAACCTACATCTGTCACAAAAGCTTTTGAAGCAACACTTGCTTGTCAGTACAGCATCTTTCATGACATTACTACACAAGGGACAGTGGAGCTCAGGTGGTAGGTCCCCAATTGAACGCGTTGATGGCAACCCTTCTATTTCTTTCTCAAAAGCAGCCCTGTTGCAAGGTAAATATTAAACTAAACTTCATGCCTACATAAGACAGAATAGACAAGCATAATCGAGGTGAACTTACTCATTTGGTTTCAAGACTGCTACTGAGCCATTTGGTAAAGCATAGGAACCTTGTGGATTTACCATCAGCATGGATCTTGGAATACCAGTAGGTTGCTTGACTTTTCTCATGTCATAATTTGGGTCACCATTAGTAGGGCAATGCTGAATAAAGTGTCCTAGACAAgagtgatttaaaaaaaaagtaagcaaAGAAAACTGGCAATGCTGTGCAGCAATTCACTAGAAGAGGGTGATTAGAAAGTTCAGAATCATCAACCTACCAGGCACCTTGCATCTGTGACATACATAGCCTTGTGGAGGTGTTTTCCGCTCCATCCCTGCCATACCTCAACAATTAAATGAGAATTAGTTGATCAGCAAATTAAGGTTTGTATCATAAGCAGCAAATATATGGATATAGAATAGGCAAAGAGAATCACCAAAACCACGACCACCCCCCATCCGTCCACCTGTACCCCTTCCAAAGCTTCTACCAGTGCCAAAGTCTGAACCTTGACTGCAtgccaaaattaaaaaaaaaataagaaaaatatcaaagccaaaatgaatatgttttcacaaaaacaaaaacacattTGGTTGCATAGAAAAAAAATCTCCAATAGGAATGAGGATACCAAAGGCTATATTAGAATTCATAGAATGGTGGGATGTGGAATGACATTAGTTGCCATTGATTTTTAGGGTGAAATAGAATGGAACCTGATGTAGATTATTCCATCCCATTTCATTATCCACCTTTATTTTATCTTCCCTCAATCCACTGATTTTGAAGGTATGATATGCACTTAACATATTGGTAATGATCTTCTTACAATTCCATTCACTTATGATTCCttgaataataaaaagaaaactttcTACATTCAATTTTATTCCATTATGCTCATTCCCACTCATTCCATTCTCCCCATCATTAGGTATCCTAACATGGTATTAGTTTGGAAGGAAAACACTTGGAATAACTATTTCAATACAAGTTTTTCAGAGTTAAGGAATCCCATTTCCCTCTTGAAGAGAGGTAAATACCCTTTTCTTGCAGGTGGAAAAGTTTATTATCATTACACACACTTCTTTCCATCTTGACATGACTCCATACATCAAACAACACAGCTAAGGAAAGGAGAATACTGTACTCACCGTTGCCAATCCAGGGCTGGAGTATCAACAAAGGCTTTAATCTTACTGTCTTCATCAGCTTTGTTAGGTGGAGGAGCCTCTGGAATTAAGTTGCTTGGTTGAACGGGCACTTGATCAGGAATTGTATACAAATCATTGCCAAATTCATCCCAGTCTGAATCTTCAGGCTGTCAAGTGGTATGAAGAGGTCAATTTCAAAGGGATTGGATTGAATTGTTCATAAAAGACAAAAAGAAATAGGAAAGGGACTGACATATTTCATGGCAGATGCATCTTCAGCTAGGAAGCTTCTGTTTCCAGGTTCAGATTCCACCACCTTAATTTCCACCTTTTGTCTGCAAAAGAACAAAAGAAAGTTGCAACTCCAGACAAAAAATCATCTCAAAATAACAAATAACAGTGTAGTTTCTGGTTGTGGCATTATATACATATTGATGAGTGAGAGTTTTTAAAAACTTACAGACACAATGACTGACTACTTGTGAAAAATTCAACAACAGTAATGAGATTTAAGGTTTGGGATAGTACTCTATTTCAGTAACAATTGGTAAACGTGGCCGTCCTGGAACTCGGCGAATTAAGACTGAGGTATTTTTAGGAATCAACATTTCTTCATCAAGATATTCTGAAATTCCAAACAGACAACTATAAAATACTGTAAAAATGTCATTCAACAAAAGCCTACTATATGAACTACCATACTGATTTCGCAAAGTTGAGCACCTGTAATTGAAGCCTAAGTTTATCTTAATACCCAGATCAACACTCCATGCCCTTTAAATTTTaagtagttttatttttattgttaatttttgtaGGAAAGTGAGTAAGGTAAATTTCAGCTCAAACTTATTTCAGTTTTTTGACAGAAAAGGTCACAAGACTAGTAAGAATTTGTAATCGAGGAGGCACAGGATAAATACTGCGAGTTTATCCAAGGAGAGCCCTCCTCAAAGCTAAAGAATATGCAACACATTCATTggttaaatttataattaagcccgaattaaaataaaagactAAAACCCACACTCATATTATCGCCCCCAAACCACTAGTTAAAGAGAATAGTTTAATCAAAATCAGAACCAACCTTCATTGGTCTGGGCGTTGGTGACCACAAGGTCGAAATCAGTACCCCTCCCTAAATGCTTggattcaaatattttttctttcaatgtACCAACAGAGATGAAAGGACCGTCCATGGGAATTGAATCATAATCTCTTGCACtcttaaatttataatacaccGCCATGGTATATTTCTCTTTCTATCTATAAAAAAGATTGTCTTAGAACCAATATAATAACAAAAGACGATAATCAAAGGGCAtctgaaataataaaaaaaatggccCTCATATTAAAACTAAATGAAAATCAAACAGTACAATATAACAAagctctttttctttctcttctctttacttTTTCAGTTTTTCCCCTCAACTTGCAGATTACTAAGGTTAAAATCGAACAAATCGAACCACCACAACAAGAAGATTTCACTTTCACTTCAACAATTCTTCACGAGCAACGGGATGGCGAATCTTCACTTCGTCAGAAAAATTCGACCGCACTCGGAATCCAAAGAATCGAGATTCCGTCCAAAGGCTCGGTATCAGAACAATAAGATCGTTATCAAACGATCGAGGCTGCGAATCAGACGAATCCGGTGAAGCAAAGCCCTCCAAAAATCAGAAATCCGAAGAAGCCGCGGCAACAGTTAGGACAGAAAAGTGCAATCGAATCAAATAGATGAACAAGAAGATTCGTTCCTTCGGTGGATAGCTCGAGTCGAAGAAAGCGCGTTGAGATTCGTATCGAATCTCAGCGATGAGCGGCGCCGGAAGCTTCGAGTGCGAATCGCTATGAACTCATCCTCCTCCTTGCGACGGTTGAAACGGCCAATAATCTGGAGCGATTTGGGAGAACAGCGAAGCGGATCGGAGATCGATTGTAGAGAGAAGAAGATAGGTTTGGAGCGATTGAAAGTGCAGGATGAGGCTAGGGTTCGGTTGGGTTGGATGAGAGAAGCGGGAGTGGGAAAAGGAGCAAGGGAAAGAGAAATGGGTGTGCGATTGTGGTGTGCTTTGGATGGGATGCGGGTTTGAGATTTTGGGGATTTCACAGACAAACAAACCTAGAAATAATGCCTGGTTTTTATAACTTTAATGAATCAAATCAATGAATGGATTCCTTTGCATTTCCTAATTACCACTCTTAACTTCCCttcttttcaataaattttttttttttaaattagccaaaatcttttaaatcaatatataatcttttaaaacatattttcttgtttggatcaaacaaaatcattgaatatataatattatctgTGTTTATCTAACCTATCTAATCTTTATCATGTgatgttaacatatttagtcacgatttcttttattttttattattttttaatttatattttttaaaaagattaaaaaaacttatcggacggaaaaatattaaaaaaataaagtattttttttttaaactaaaattaatttattaatgtatGAAAGTTATAGGAAAGAGTTTgtataaatgaaataattttagttttaaaaaataattaattttagtttttttttaaattataatttttttttatagaaattcGTAAATACATTATCTAAACTAGCGGGTGtatccacattttttatttttattatttatatattcatataattttaataaatattaaattatatgagaagatatataaattatctaaatgcacttataatagttttattaagattttatttaattttttatattttcattttattgtttttgaatattaaattttgatttaacttGGGTGTAATCTTGAACTTTGTAAGGTTATCAAGATTAAAATTAAGGTTTAAAAAGAATTGATCAGCAATCAATGTCAACACATAATGCAAATGGTTGTATGTTGGAAGTGGTAAAATCTATCACCATATCAATTGAATCTACATCTTCCATGcaaagaagttgaaaaaaataaaataataaactaaatacaaattaCCAAACTTCCAACTTATGTAATATCTAATAGATCAAAGCAGACATGAAAACTTTGTCCGCAAAGCTGGGCTTAGgattcatacaaaaatataaaaaaaaattaagaaagcaataaaaacaaaaatgtacAAATCCTATAACAATGAGACACGTTTCTGCTTCGAACGTTTTgggaagtgcgagaagaaggaAGCAATGGTGGTTGTTGTTGTACAGTGGTGATTGAAGAGAGACTAAGATGGGTGAGAGTATGAGAAGAACATGGAGCGTGAAGGAAGATGGTTCAAAATGTGTCAAAATTTAtgagcatttttttttctttggatgcTGGTGAAAACTATTCGTATAAGGAAGTGTAAGAAAGTGGTAACCGCTCAACTACTCCTTATAAGGGAACTGGTGAAAACTACTCATTCGTaagaaagtggatgtaaatgGTGATGGTGAAAAGTACTGAAGAAAGTGCTAACCCCTGGTAATAATCAAATTGTCCACGCCATAACTCACATCtcctaatatttatttatctctcATAAAACAAACACTCTCTCTCATcatgcaattaattttcaaaataaattatctttttcaaTTCAAACGGTTGCtccatttattttaaatattttattaaatttatttctctcaccTGCAATACAATAGACACTCTCTCATTAtgcaattatttttcaaaataaattatctctttcaattcataaccactcttccacctctctttcaattcataaggttcatccacctctctttcaatttCTAATTGTTCTTCCACATCTCTTTCAATTGAAAACCGTTTTTCCTCATCTCTTTCAATTAAAAACCACCCCACTACGTATACcaaatattgaaaaaataagaaaggacacaatgaccataatacaataataaaattaaatattaatataaggataaaatggaaaaaaattaagaacagttaagatgagaataagaaatgacacaatgaccataatacaataataaaattaaatattaatataaaaataaaataggaaaaaaaatcaagagcagttaagaggagaaactccctttatatataggtatagataacaaaaacagaaaacattataaaaaatttaaaagaatatattgAAGATATTCCACTCCGATAATTAATAAGTAAATTTGTATACAAAAATTAAGATATCATCTTTGATCCAATCTAAtgaatttttgtaatttttgttcgttgtatgtttttttaacttttctatctttatttaatttaggaTTCAAATTCAACTTAAATTTGAACACAATCACACCATGAAAAAGAAACCGAATTAAAATTGAAGAAATTGCGCACAGAGCTTGAATTTGTGAAAATACTCACCAATAGATTTCAACATtgcaaaagtaataatttggaATTGTGTTTGTTACCAAAGCAATGCGACGTGAAACAAAGAATAGAACACAAATTTATGaagttttctttttcaaaaacttcTAACTTGTAggaaatttataagaaaaataataaagaataaatttataatatatatttttttttacattttgaatgtgaaaaataattaaaataataatattgtgagATGTAAGATAAgtgtagaaaaaaataaattatcaatttataaTAGTACAAATGTAAAGTGAGTTTTTTTCTTACTCCTTTGTATGAGTTTTTCTACATTTTAGTGTCTTCAAGATGTGAGTTAAAAATAAGATAGAAATactcatttatttataatgtttgtGTTGGACCCTTCACATGTGGGTAAGTAAATTGggtcaaaatattttctaatcataatttatgtaaaatattataataaaaattataaaaaaataaatctattaaatattttattcatattctAACGAGTTGTTTTGGATTGTTTTCATGATTTGATTATCTTTATAAAATCTACTAAGCAATAGATAAATTATTAAGAGAAAGCTATAGAAGATCATTGTCCGCGatattttttactttgattTGTTATAGTTGAGGAATTTATTTtgtcaaaaaattatttaataaatgatattattatattatacgtcaataaaaataagactttattttctttaacaACTTATAATTTATCAGATTTTATTTTAGAAGATAAGattttatcttatatttagaaagagatataaattttatcttaaaaaaccGACAAGTTGTTCTGCACTTGAAAATAGTGGACGAAGACGAATTATACTCTATTATATTCTGTTATCTTTCatgctttatttatttatttgttttactgtattaaaaaaatctttttttcttttaataaaacaattcaATTTAGTCTCGTTTTTACATAATTTCACAAAATATAATCAATTCCGTCTTGTGAAAAATACAAACACATGATGTAGCCAAATACTATACTTCATCGAAAGATGGAAAATAAATATCTCACTGAATATATACATTTaagaaaaacaattgaaaatttattataGCTTCAATTAGAGATCAGCATCCTAAATCctaatatgaaagaaaaaacgTCTGTAGTCTAAtagtttaataatataattaatgctttaaaatatattataaatttgatatAAAAGTTATGagtatatatttattgaatGGGCAATGCCTCAAAATGctataaattttatttggtATTATTTTATCCAGTTTggtaattcaaaataaatttttaatttatatacattCATCCGAAATAGAAAATCAATTTCTATAAAATATCTATTTAAGTTTCAACTTGTATAAAcatttattcatatatatatatatatatatatatatataaaagtacaatcataataaattttcaaatcaaCCGttcttgaaaataaatatgttaatttAATAAACAACTCCATCTAGATTAATCATAATGATAAGATTATAAATGTCATAACTCATCACTATtccatataaaacaaaataagacaCACATAATTTTAAtcgataaaataataaaatagttcaatctttcatttaaatttaaaatttgatttttttataatttttttattataagataaatttaaactgtttatttctaattttgtgttattttaaaaaatttaaagagataTATTTAGTGAAAAGGATTAaccttatttatattttttttaattaaaatattttattcatttactttgtttttatttaatttttatggaaactattaacaaataaaatcaCTTATAATTAGGGAATAGTAACATGTTACTATTAGAACTTTTAATATGGACAAATTATTAGGTACACATCTAAAAAAgagtcattttaaaaaaaaaattcaaagtattattaatatttttttagttgtgaatatttttttaaaagtttttttttagatgtgactattttttaaaagttttatttatttattttggttaatgtatttattttatttagtttttatttgatgtatttattttatttagtttttatttatttaatttctatgtatttattattttattttatttagtctTTGTttggtgtattttttttttcattttatttatttactttttgtttgtgtatttattttaagtttttgtttagtgtatttattattttattttatttagtgttttttttagtatatttatttcatttagctttttttgttttattatattttattgtagtttttagtttttatttgtaGTTTAcgtagttatttttaaaatgttagttAGTTACAGTTataagtttctgttttatttttcttttagttttataattttagtatttatgtattttttattttaagtaagtttttatttttattttttatttttttagtttttattttctgaatatttttcttattttttaaaaattttatacttttattattttctgttactttattttaagtaagtttttgtttattttatatatttcttatacgtttattgttttgtttttcttttattttattttctttattttaaattttatgtttttcgttattcttttatttttttttaaaaaatagttttttttctttattttatttttttttcttttatttttttctatttattttaaattttttgtttttcttttattttttaaaaaatattttttcatgattCGATTTTTGTGTTAATCCTGATTTTAGTTGTCTTATGATATATGATGTTAAAAGAACAAATTTTTAGAAATCAATGGTAATTAGATTTAGAAATTGAGAACACAAACccgaaaaaataaaaataataaaagaaaaagaaagcaaATAAAAGTTAGAAAATAAACTTTAACCAAGTCCACTTCTCACATTGAGATAATTCAAGAAGAAAATAACATGATTGACAACCACCACCTAGAATAACACTTGTTAAATTCTATGGAAGAGTAGAGTTTGATGATCCAGTATCACACAAAAATTGGGTAGTTAATAATCAAAAGGTGAAACCTTATCTAGGTGATGAAAAGAATCATCATAATGATTTTGTTGAAGGAGCTATAAGAAAATATGCGTCAAGCTATCTGCCACGCCTGCTAGGATACAACCACTATTTTAactattatgttttatttttgtgtgttttgtttattttttgttaaagttGTGTATTATGTGGTGAAACCAGGTTTGATGATATAGATCAACgaaaaagtattatttaattaaaacatgctttcttgttatttttttcattttatttaatttgtttatttgtttatattttttgttttattttatttattgagttattttttctagttttattttgtttttaaatattatggtgagaactagaatattatttttttaatgttgaaaaatattttaaaagagtttctaaagagttttaataatatatgaGCTAAGAGTGTGTCATTCgatgttaataaaatatttggatTTTTAGTACCATTGCattaattgattttatattttttttaatttaaattttttcaatccaatataataaatttttaaataatttaattcatcataataatatattaatgttataatataataataatagtaataataaaatatatttttcttctatcTTTCATTAAACTTTTGTaagtattataataataataaaattattcttaattatattataaaatcaaatttctaattatactaaatattttctaaaatttatttatacttttttttttctattttgttgtttctttcaaatcaaattaaaattaatctcaaaattttaattaattatcttaaattactttataataattgtttacttgtttattttaaaaaccttCCTTCCTGTTTAAGAAAATTGTGAAGAATGGAAAAATAGTTCGAAATTCAAGTACCAGGTAATTTTCAACTTGTTTCTTTCAAGTACCAGGTAATTCTGATCTGGTTTCTAACGTTGGAAACCAGTTGAAAATTCAACTCTCCTGGAGCTAAATTCTGATTGGAAAATAAAGTGCGCAGGAGTGTATttagagatttttttattttttttggagtttatttttattattttggtaAAAGTAACTTATTCTGTTATAGTGTGACATTGGATTTGTTCCATACATGTTTTTCTTTCTACACGTACATAAAAAAGTCAGATGTGTTTGTTTTTAATCCTTCCGaacaataaaattaagaaactgAATAATCCAAAATATCACAAGGACGAAAATGTTGTTAAAATCTAACAAATcattttaataacaataatattaataggattttttttttttaaattggactAGTGGATCTGCCAATAAGAAATCCCCCCTCCTCCTTCATTCCTGAATCTATTTGGTAATTGGTAAAACAAGAGAAAagtaaaaattacaaaaaaaaagaacGAAGTCAATTTCATACATCTGTTAATATTAACGAAGATACAATGACAACGTACGCCAGAAAAAAGAAAACTGCAATCTGCATGAAAAACTTGGGATTTTCCCTCATGTTTGGCGATGTCACCGCCCTGAAAAGCAGAAAATGAATTATATTTACAACACAAGGGTTAAATATAAAAGCATGAGAGCATGTCCAAGCAGAGGTCCATGACAGTTTTTGAACTGATATTGTGACTTTGTTTGGTCACTCGACCACAACGTTACCTAGCAATTCGTTGAGAGAGTCGATGAAAAGGTAAACTTTGTATGAACACAATGCCTGGTCCTGTTAGAAGACCTGTGACTGCATTGTCACCCTGCAATTTCGATATCATGATCATATATACCACATTCTAGAGAAAATTATGGGTGTTAGAAGAATAATGTTATAAGAAAGCGATGCATGAACATCCAAGGTAGCATTATGGTCACCGTAAGGAAAATGCTAATACATTGTATAAAAGATGGCTGTAGCCTATATCATCTTTGTCATTATAGCATAATTGCCAACTATCGAGGATATTATTGATCCATGTGGATTAGAATTTAAAGGATGTGATGGGTTAGAATTTATTGATACATGTTAGAATTTAAAAGATACTTACCCCAAACATTGTCCTTCGT encodes:
- the LOC137808097 gene encoding E3 ubiquitin ligase PQT3-like isoform X2, with translation MAVYYKFKSARDYDSIPMDGPFISVGTLKEKIFESKHLGRGTDFDLVVTNAQTNEEYLDEEMLIPKNTSVLIRRVPGRPRLPIVTEIEQKVEIKVVESEPGNRSFLAEDASAMKYPEDSDWDEFGNDLYTIPDQVPVQPSNLIPEAPPPNKADEDSKIKAFVDTPALDWQRQGSDFGTGRSFGRGTGGRMGGGRGFGMERKTPPQGYVCHRCKVPGHFIQHCPTNGDPNYDMRKVKQPTGIPRSMLMVNPQGSYALPNGSVAVLKPNEAAFEKEIEGLPSTRSIGDLPPELHCPLCSNVMKDAVLTSKCCFKSFCDRCIRDYIISKSVCVCGATNILADDLLPNKTLRDTINRILESGNSSAENAGSTFQVQDMESARCPQPKIPSPTSSAASKGELKVSPINEKATNILETVDDKKAVSAPLQTSEQVRNLRVADVSEATHESISVKEPASQGSTQQVEEEVQQKLIPTDAGKKKKKKKVRLPPNDLQWKTPHDFGVENYMMPMGPPPGYNSYWNGMQPMDGFMAPYGGPMQMMGYGLGPLDMPFAGGMPQDPFGMQGYMMPVVPPHRDLADFGMGMNVPHPVMSREEFEARKVDMRRKRENERRGERDFSKDRDFGREVSSVGDVSSMKPKTKSIPPSSGSDYHHHHRFRSERLSPERSPRELEPPRPAKRKSDHHSDREREDRDRDYEHERHHHHRHHRSESSSRRSSEPVTKAPSNAALAAADRKQKASVFSRISFPAEEEPAKKRKVISSSTTEPAAAAAAPGASSAHLKAVPNGYYEGRKGSAAADYESSDDERHFKRRPSRYEPSPPPQAMEWEDEGRHSRGSRERKHR
- the LOC137808097 gene encoding E3 ubiquitin ligase PQT3-like isoform X1 — its product is MAVYYKFKSARDYDSIPMDGPFISVGTLKEKIFESKHLGRGTDFDLVVTNAQTNEEYLDEEMLIPKNTSVLIRRVPGRPRLPIVTEIEQKVEIKVVESEPGNRSFLAEDASAMKYPEDSDWDEFGNDLYTIPDQVPVQPSNLIPEAPPPNKADEDSKIKAFVDTPALDWQRQGSDFGTGRSFGRGTGGRMGGGRGFGMAGMERKTPPQGYVCHRCKVPGHFIQHCPTNGDPNYDMRKVKQPTGIPRSMLMVNPQGSYALPNGSVAVLKPNEAAFEKEIEGLPSTRSIGDLPPELHCPLCSNVMKDAVLTSKCCFKSFCDRCIRDYIISKSVCVCGATNILADDLLPNKTLRDTINRILESGNSSAENAGSTFQVQDMESARCPQPKIPSPTSSAASKGELKVSPINEKATNILETVDDKKAVSAPLQTSEQVRNLRVADVSEATHESISVKEPASQGSTQQVEEEVQQKLIPTDAGKKKKKKKVRLPPNDLQWKTPHDFGVENYMMPMGPPPGYNSYWNGMQPMDGFMAPYGGPMQMMGYGLGPLDMPFAGGMPQDPFGMQGYMMPVVPPHRDLADFGMGMNVPHPVMSREEFEARKVDMRRKRENERRGERDFSKDRDFGREVSSVGDVSSMKPKTKSIPPSSGSDYHHHHRFRSERLSPERSPRELEPPRPAKRKSDHHSDREREDRDRDYEHERHHHHRHHRSESSSRRSSEPVTKAPSNAALAAADRKQKASVFSRISFPAEEEPAKKRKVISSSTTEPAAAAAAPGASSAHLKAVPNGYYEGRKGSAAADYESSDDERHFKRRPSRYEPSPPPQAMEWEDEGRHSRGSRERKHR
- the LOC137808097 gene encoding E3 ubiquitin ligase PQT3-like isoform X4, whose product is MKYPEDSDWDEFGNDLYTIPDQVPVQPSNLIPEAPPPNKADEDSKIKAFVDTPALDWQRQGSDFGTGRSFGRGTGGRMGGGRGFGMERKTPPQGYVCHRCKVPGHFIQHCPTNGDPNYDMRKVKQPTGIPRSMLMVNPQGSYALPNGSVAVLKPNEAAFEKEIEGLPSTRSIGDLPPELHCPLCSNVMKDAVLTSKCCFKSFCDRCIRDYIISKSVCVCGATNILADDLLPNKTLRDTINRILESGNSSAENAGSTFQVQDMESARCPQPKIPSPTSSAASKGELKVSPINEKATNILETVDDKKAVSAPLQTSEQVRNLRVADVSEATHESISVKEPASQGSTQQVEEEVQQKLIPTDAGKKKKKKKVRLPPNDLQWKTPHDFGVENYMMPMGPPPGYNSYWNGMQPMDGFMAPYGGPMQMMGYGLGPLDMPFAGGMPQDPFGMQGYMMPVVPPHRDLADFGMGMNVPHPVMSREEFEARKVDMRRKRENERRGERDFSKDRDFGREVSSVGDVSSMKPKTKSIPPSSGSDYHHHHRFRSERLSPERSPRELEPPRPAKRKSDHHSDREREDRDRDYEHERHHHHRHHRSESSSRRSSEPVTKAPSNAALAAADRKQKASVFSRISFPAEEEPAKKRKVISSSTTEPAAAAAAPGASSAHLKAVPNGYYEGRKGSAAADYESSDDERHFKRRPSRYEPSPPPQAMEWEDEGRHSRGSRERKHR
- the LOC137808097 gene encoding E3 ubiquitin ligase PQT3-like isoform X3 encodes the protein MKYPEDSDWDEFGNDLYTIPDQVPVQPSNLIPEAPPPNKADEDSKIKAFVDTPALDWQRQGSDFGTGRSFGRGTGGRMGGGRGFGMAGMERKTPPQGYVCHRCKVPGHFIQHCPTNGDPNYDMRKVKQPTGIPRSMLMVNPQGSYALPNGSVAVLKPNEAAFEKEIEGLPSTRSIGDLPPELHCPLCSNVMKDAVLTSKCCFKSFCDRCIRDYIISKSVCVCGATNILADDLLPNKTLRDTINRILESGNSSAENAGSTFQVQDMESARCPQPKIPSPTSSAASKGELKVSPINEKATNILETVDDKKAVSAPLQTSEQVRNLRVADVSEATHESISVKEPASQGSTQQVEEEVQQKLIPTDAGKKKKKKKVRLPPNDLQWKTPHDFGVENYMMPMGPPPGYNSYWNGMQPMDGFMAPYGGPMQMMGYGLGPLDMPFAGGMPQDPFGMQGYMMPVVPPHRDLADFGMGMNVPHPVMSREEFEARKVDMRRKRENERRGERDFSKDRDFGREVSSVGDVSSMKPKTKSIPPSSGSDYHHHHRFRSERLSPERSPRELEPPRPAKRKSDHHSDREREDRDRDYEHERHHHHRHHRSESSSRRSSEPVTKAPSNAALAAADRKQKASVFSRISFPAEEEPAKKRKVISSSTTEPAAAAAAPGASSAHLKAVPNGYYEGRKGSAAADYESSDDERHFKRRPSRYEPSPPPQAMEWEDEGRHSRGSRERKHR